The Flavobacterium sp. CBA20B-1 genome includes the window GGGCAGCAACAGCAATCCAATTAAAAAGCACGATCACAGATGTTCAAATTGTGATTCCAGGGCATGGTGCCGTTGGAAACAGCGACTTAATTGATTACACCATAAAATTATTCACACAGAAATAATGCAGTACGTTTACATTCACGGTTTTGGTACCACAGGCGCAAACAGCATCAAGTTCAAAAAAATTCAGGCACATGCATGGGCAAATAATGCAAGAGCAATTGCATTGGAATGGAACGAAAAGCAGTCGGATATTTTGCAACAGCTTACATCGCAACTTGTTAACCAAATTAATTGGAACGAACCGGTTTGTTTGATTGGATCGTCAACAGGGGGAAATTTCACCTATCAACTTTTAGAACAATTTGCAGATAAAAAGATTTCGTTTGTATTGATAAATCCGTTGTTGAATATCGAACAACGAAAAACAGATAATTATCTTTTCCCAATGTTGCTGGCAAATCAATTGAAAAATCCACCGACTGATTTAGCCAACGGATTGATTCTTTTAGGAAAAAACGATGAAGTTTTAGATTACAACTACACCTACGAACGTTTATTTGAATTAAACAAAATTATTGTAGGCGAATGGAATCACACTTTGAGTGATTTAGATACTGAAGAACTATTGCGCTATATTGACTCTGTAAGTCAATAAATTCACATCTCGACTTCGCTTGATGTCATAAAACAATTTATAAATTCATCGTCAGTTCGAGCCTTTCTACAAGCTCAAGACAGGCTTTGTCGAGAACTTATCAAAAACTTCTCGATACACTTCACTTCGTTACGCAACTCGAAGTGACGATAAATCATATTTCTTTACGCTTTATCATCTGCAGACGGACCGTAAATTCCCGGAACAGGAATATCAAGCAAACGCATATAAACCGTTAATTGTCCGCGGTGATGCACCAAATGATTGGTAACCAAGAAACGCAATGCACCTGTTTTGGGCAGCGAAACAATTACATGATCACCCGCTTTCAACGTCCAATTTTCAAAAACAATGGTTTCATCCATTTGTTCAATAATTGCCTTGTTTTTCAGAAAATCTGCCTCATATGTTTGCAACAATTCCTCTACGGATGATAGGTTGGGTTGTTGATAATCGGTATGAAAATCAAATGTATCTTTAGTAAGCACAAAATCTACCCAATTGTGCAACTCCACTATATGATTTGCCAATGCGCCTAAAGTCATTGACTTTTCGTGTGGTTTATAACTAAATTGTTCATTTTTTAATCTACTGATGATGCGCTTGGTGTTTTCTTTTTCGCGCTCTAGTTCAATCAATATTGCTTTTTTAATGCTCATTATATTTTTTGTTTTAATTGCTCACTCAAACAAACAAGGTTCCGAATCTCTAAAAAATATTACTGTATTTCCAAAATCAATTTTTAAGTTAGAATGTTCGGTTTGTTCTTTTCTATTACTTAAATTAATCAAATAGTTTGCAAAATCGTTAATCGTTTTTGTCTCATCAGATTCGAAATTCTGAACGTAAATTCGTTTTTTATGCTCTAAAAATTCAAATTGATAATCTAAACCATCTTCAACATACTCATTTATATATTCTTTTTTATAATTAATATGCTTAACCGCGTTTATATACTCATTAATTTTAGTTTTTTCATCATTATTCATTAAATAAAAAAAACCTTTAATTCTTGATGGATAATTATGTGAAACAAATACAGTATCTTTTGTGAACTTAAATGTACTTAAATTTTGCATTCCTGTATATGCAAAAACGAATTCGCTTTGCAGCACTACCTTTTCTTCCTTTTTACAAGAAGAAAAAGATACTATAAAACAGAAAGCTATTATAATTTTCATTGTTTTAATGTGCCGAAACCATTTTTAATCCTACAATCGATCCAATCAATGTAAAAATAAAAAACATACGCCAAAAATCGGCTGGTTCCTTAAAAAATAAAATCCCCATGGTTACCGAACCCACAGCTCCTATCCCACTCCAAACCGCATAAGCCGTTCCCAAAGGCAAGGTTTTACTGGCTTTTATAAGCAATGCCATACTGATTGAAACACTTATCAAAAAACCTAAATACCATGCATATTTTTCTGTTCCGGCAGACGTATGTGCTCTGCCAATACAATATGTAAAAGCAACTTCGAACAAACCGCCAATAATCAATAAAATCCAGTTCATTTTTAAAATCTTTAGCAATCAAAGATAGAAAATTCGGCAAACAAAAGGGCTAAAATTTATCCGTTCAAACAATGAAAAAAAATTGTATTTTTGCACCCTATAACAATTGACACCTATTTATAGCAAAATATAATGAAACATACCAAGATTAAAGATCTTTTAGCAGGTTCAAGTCTTTTACAAGAAGTGGTGGCAAAAGGTTGGGTTCGCAGTTTTAGAAACAACCAATTCATTGCTTTGAACGACGGTTCAACCATTCACAACATTCAGTGCGTTTTAGAATTAGATGCATTTCCCGAAGAAACGATTAAACGCATTACAACCGGTGCGGCAATTAGCGTAAAAGGCACGTTGGTTGAAAGCCAAGGCAAAGGACAGAAATACGAAATTCAAGCAAACTCGCTGGAAATTTTAGGTGATTCAGATGCTGAAAAATATCCGATACAACCCAAAAAACACTCGTTAGAATTTTTACGCGAAAACGCCCATTTGCGTATTCGTACCAATATGTTTGGTGCTATTATGCGAGTGCGCAGCACGCTTTCTTATGCGGTGCACAAATATTTTCAAGACAATGGTTTTTTCTATGTGAACACTCCGATTGTTACGGGTTCAGATGCAGAAGGTGCGGGTGAAATGTTTCAAGTAACCTCGTTGCCATTAGACGGTTCTGCTCCAAGAAACGAAGACGGAAGCATCAATTATAAAGAAGACTTTTTTGGAAAACACACCAATTTAACTGTTTCCGGACAGCTCGAAGCAGAAACATATGCCATGGCTTTGGGGCAAGTTTATACATTTGGACCTACTTTTCGCGCAGAAAACTCGAACACATCGCGCCATTTGGCTGAGTTTTGGATGATTGAACCAGAGGTAGCATTCAACAATTTAGACGACAACATGGATTTGGCGGAAGATTTCATCAAATTTGTGATTAAATATACTTTGGAAAAGTGCGAAGACGATTTAAAATTGTTGGAAACCCGATTGATTGAAGAAGAAAAATCGAAACCACAGGCAGAACGCTCTGAAATGAGTTTAATTGAAAAACTACAATTTGTTTTAGAGAATAATTTTAAACGCGTTTCTTATACCGAAGCAATTGATATTTTAAAAGCATCGAAACCCAATAAAAACAAAAAATTCCAATATATTATCGACGAATGGGGAGCCGATTTACAAAGCGAGCACGAACGTTTCTTGGTTGAAAAGCACTTTAAATGTCCGGTGATTTTGTTTGATTATCCAGCGAAAATCAAAGCTTTTTACATGCGTTTGAATGAAGACGGAAAAACTGTTCGCGCAATGGATATTTTATTCCCCGGCATTGGTGAAATTGTAGGCGGATCACAACGTGAAGAACGCTATGAGGTGTTGGTAGAAAAAATGCAGGCACTAAACATTCCCGAAGAAGAATTATGGTGGTACTTGGATACCCGCAAATTTGGATCGGCAGTGCACTCTGGGTTTGGTTTAGGTTTTGAACGTTTGGTATTGTTCGTAACCGGAATGACCAACATTCGCGACGTGATTCCATTCCCAAGAACACCGCAAAACGCAGAGTTTTAAGTCATAAAAAACGTTCAACTTAAAAAAGTCTGAGCGTTTTTTTTTATTAACTTATCGTTTTAAATTTTATTATAAATGATTTTACCAAAAGAACTTAAAGAAGCCATAACACATCTGTCATCAACCGAAAAAGACAAACTCATTTTCCGTTTGTTAAAAAAAGATCTGGCATTGGCAAACCGTTTGCTTTTTGAATTAGTGAGTACAGAAACTGTTGAAGAAAAGCGAAAAAAATTAGAAGAATCATTATCTTTTGAAATAGATCGAGCTGTTAAACATTTTTATTCACCCGGTTATTTATCAATGGATGTGCGCTATATGAGTGGAATGATTACCGAACATGTTCAAATTACAAAAGATAAATTTGGTGATCCATATCTAAATCTGCATCTTTTAAACGGTTTAATCCCTAAGCTAAAT containing:
- a CDS encoding DMT family transporter, whose protein sequence is MNWILLIIGGLFEVAFTYCIGRAHTSAGTEKYAWYLGFLISVSISMALLIKASKTLPLGTAYAVWSGIGAVGSVTMGILFFKEPADFWRMFFIFTLIGSIVGLKMVSAH
- a CDS encoding DinB family protein is translated as MSIKKAILIELEREKENTKRIISRLKNEQFSYKPHEKSMTLGALANHIVELHNWVDFVLTKDTFDFHTDYQQPNLSSVEELLQTYEADFLKNKAIIEQMDETIVFENWTLKAGDHVIVSLPKTGALRFLVTNHLVHHRGQLTVYMRLLDIPVPGIYGPSADDKA
- a CDS encoding YqiA/YcfP family alpha/beta fold hydrolase is translated as MQYVYIHGFGTTGANSIKFKKIQAHAWANNARAIALEWNEKQSDILQQLTSQLVNQINWNEPVCLIGSSTGGNFTYQLLEQFADKKISFVLINPLLNIEQRKTDNYLFPMLLANQLKNPPTDLANGLILLGKNDEVLDYNYTYERLFELNKIIVGEWNHTLSDLDTEELLRYIDSVSQ
- the asnS gene encoding asparagine--tRNA ligase translates to MKHTKIKDLLAGSSLLQEVVAKGWVRSFRNNQFIALNDGSTIHNIQCVLELDAFPEETIKRITTGAAISVKGTLVESQGKGQKYEIQANSLEILGDSDAEKYPIQPKKHSLEFLRENAHLRIRTNMFGAIMRVRSTLSYAVHKYFQDNGFFYVNTPIVTGSDAEGAGEMFQVTSLPLDGSAPRNEDGSINYKEDFFGKHTNLTVSGQLEAETYAMALGQVYTFGPTFRAENSNTSRHLAEFWMIEPEVAFNNLDDNMDLAEDFIKFVIKYTLEKCEDDLKLLETRLIEEEKSKPQAERSEMSLIEKLQFVLENNFKRVSYTEAIDILKASKPNKNKKFQYIIDEWGADLQSEHERFLVEKHFKCPVILFDYPAKIKAFYMRLNEDGKTVRAMDILFPGIGEIVGGSQREERYEVLVEKMQALNIPEEELWWYLDTRKFGSAVHSGFGLGFERLVLFVTGMTNIRDVIPFPRTPQNAEF